In Pseudonocardia sp. C8, one genomic interval encodes:
- a CDS encoding bifunctional diguanylate cyclase/phosphodiesterase produces MQQADLAAACADHGRALAAGGLAGVAELTGPWSAALASRCAVPAGELRPLLDRLAARLRDAALAERFDPAVPAGAGHELHDARVTAPACLEVSLQLLGAYLEPAADTAARVRRLAAVQGALARGYTEATRRQVLAEHAQQLAARAALATRQAAEARFTALFDSAAVGIVIVDPDDPVLEANETAAAMLGYSRARMGRMRVGDVIPVDDAPELWAERHRLLDGTLDRLRFVRPVRRADDAEIWIDAVVTPLREAGGPPHLLVAVLSDVTEQLELQQRLEHQASHDPLTGLPNRSLFFDRLAAAMAEDGADGSRPGVCYLDLDGFKVVNDTLGHQAGDRLLQALADRLRSALEPDGHLVARMGGDEFVVLVPRSTDRAELEDVAGRALGTVRRPVRIDGRDIVISASVGVVRHDGELGPDQLMQAADTTLYSAKHAGRGRYVFYDRERHRSDVRRFELSSQMPEALRRDDFVVVYQPLVRLADERTVGVEALVRWQRPDGELLGPDRFIPLAEETGLVVPLGRRVLDEACRQGRRWADARPDHPLLVSVNVAARQIGESDLVADVAATLERYEWPPELLQIELTESDLMDGSGRPLATLRELDRMGVRIAIDDFGTGYSNLAYLRHLPAHVLKLAGHFVAGSAERDDVILRTLISLASALDLEVTAEAVETAEQARRLREYGCAHAQGWYYAPAVVAERIPDLVRDPFLRDL; encoded by the coding sequence ATGCAGCAGGCCGACCTCGCCGCTGCATGCGCCGATCACGGCCGGGCCCTCGCCGCCGGGGGCCTCGCCGGCGTCGCCGAGCTCACCGGGCCGTGGTCCGCGGCGCTGGCCAGCCGCTGCGCGGTGCCCGCCGGCGAGCTCCGCCCGCTGCTCGACCGGCTCGCGGCGCGCCTGCGGGACGCCGCGCTCGCCGAGCGGTTCGACCCGGCGGTCCCGGCCGGGGCCGGCCACGAGCTGCACGACGCCCGGGTGACCGCCCCGGCCTGCCTGGAGGTCAGCCTCCAGCTGCTCGGGGCGTACCTGGAGCCCGCGGCCGACACCGCGGCCCGGGTCCGCAGGCTCGCGGCCGTCCAGGGCGCGCTCGCCCGGGGCTACACCGAGGCGACCCGCCGGCAGGTGCTCGCCGAGCACGCGCAGCAGCTCGCCGCCCGCGCCGCGCTCGCGACCCGGCAGGCCGCCGAGGCCCGGTTCACGGCGCTGTTCGACTCGGCGGCGGTGGGGATCGTCATCGTCGACCCGGACGACCCGGTCCTCGAGGCGAACGAGACCGCGGCCGCGATGCTCGGCTACAGCCGCGCCCGGATGGGCCGGATGCGGGTCGGCGACGTCATCCCGGTCGACGACGCGCCGGAGCTCTGGGCGGAACGGCACCGGCTGCTGGACGGCACGCTGGACCGGCTGCGGTTCGTCCGCCCGGTGCGCCGCGCCGACGACGCCGAGATCTGGATCGACGCCGTCGTCACGCCGCTGCGGGAGGCCGGCGGCCCGCCGCACCTGCTGGTCGCGGTGCTCTCCGACGTGACCGAGCAGCTGGAGCTGCAGCAGCGGCTGGAGCACCAGGCGTCGCACGATCCGCTGACCGGGCTCCCGAACCGGTCGCTGTTCTTCGACCGGCTGGCCGCCGCGATGGCCGAGGACGGGGCCGACGGCTCCCGGCCCGGTGTCTGCTACCTCGACCTCGACGGCTTCAAGGTCGTCAACGACACGCTGGGCCACCAGGCCGGCGACCGGCTGCTGCAGGCGCTGGCCGACCGGCTGCGTTCCGCCCTGGAGCCCGACGGCCACCTGGTCGCCCGCATGGGCGGCGACGAGTTCGTGGTCCTGGTGCCGCGCAGCACCGACCGGGCGGAGCTGGAGGACGTCGCCGGGCGCGCGCTCGGCACGGTCCGCCGCCCGGTCCGCATCGACGGGCGGGACATCGTCATCTCGGCCAGCGTCGGCGTCGTCCGGCACGACGGTGAGCTCGGGCCGGACCAGCTGATGCAGGCCGCCGACACCACCCTGTACTCGGCCAAGCACGCCGGCCGCGGCCGCTACGTGTTCTACGACCGGGAGCGGCACCGCTCCGACGTGCGGCGGTTCGAGCTGTCCTCGCAGATGCCGGAGGCGCTGCGCCGGGACGACTTCGTGGTCGTCTACCAGCCGCTGGTCCGGCTCGCCGACGAGCGGACCGTCGGCGTGGAGGCCCTGGTGCGCTGGCAGCGCCCGGACGGCGAGCTGCTCGGCCCGGACCGGTTCATCCCGCTCGCCGAGGAGACCGGCCTGGTCGTCCCGCTCGGGCGCCGGGTGCTCGACGAGGCCTGCCGCCAGGGGCGGCGATGGGCCGACGCCCGGCCCGACCACCCGCTGCTGGTGAGCGTGAACGTCGCGGCCCGCCAGATCGGCGAGTCCGACCTGGTCGCCGACGTCGCCGCGACCCTGGAACGCTACGAGTGGCCCCCCGAGCTGCTCCAGATCGAGCTCACCGAGTCCGACCTCATGGACGGCTCGGGGCGCCCGCTGGCGACGCTGCGCGAGCTGGACCGGATGGGCGTGCGGATCGCGATCGACGACTTCGGCACCGGCTACTCGAACCTGGCCTACCTGCGGCACCTGCCCGCGCACGTGCTGAAGCTCGCCGGGCACTTCGTGGCGGGCTCGGCCGAGCGCGACGACGTCATCCTCCGCACCCTGATCTCGCTGGCCTCCGCGCTCGACCTGGAGGTGACCGCGGAGGCCGTGGAGACCGCCGAGCAGGCCCGGCGGCTGCGCGAGTACGGCTGCGCCCACGCCCAGGGCTGGTACTACGCCCCGGCCGTCGTCGCGGAACGGATCCCCGACCTCGTCCGGGACCCGTTCCTGCGGGACCTCTGA
- a CDS encoding beta-phosphoglucomutase family hydrolase translates to MLGLPDGTRACLFDLDGVLTDTASVHAAAWKQMFDEYLRARYGDDVRPFDVTADYGAHVDGKPRLEGTRSFLASRGIDLPEGDPGDGPDAETLWGLSTRKNDLVQVKIGEGVDVYPGSRRYLEAVKDAGIATAVVSSSANAEQILRVTGLETFIDHRVDGATARERGLPGKPAPDTFLAAAADLGVDRSAAVVFEDALAGVEAGRAGGFGAVVGVDRLDQADALRERGADVVVTDLADLLERS, encoded by the coding sequence ATGCTGGGGCTCCCCGACGGCACACGTGCGTGCCTGTTCGACCTCGACGGTGTGCTGACCGACACCGCGAGCGTGCACGCGGCGGCGTGGAAGCAGATGTTCGACGAGTACCTGCGCGCGCGGTACGGCGACGACGTCCGCCCGTTCGACGTGACCGCCGACTACGGCGCCCACGTCGACGGCAAGCCCCGCCTGGAGGGCACCCGCTCGTTCCTCGCCTCGCGCGGGATCGACCTGCCCGAGGGCGACCCGGGCGACGGCCCGGACGCCGAGACGCTGTGGGGCCTGTCGACCCGCAAGAACGACCTGGTGCAGGTGAAGATCGGCGAGGGGGTGGACGTCTACCCCGGGTCGCGGCGCTACCTGGAGGCCGTGAAGGACGCCGGGATCGCCACCGCCGTCGTGTCGTCGTCGGCGAACGCCGAGCAGATCCTGCGGGTCACCGGGCTGGAGACGTTCATCGACCACCGGGTCGACGGGGCCACCGCCCGCGAGCGGGGGCTGCCCGGCAAGCCCGCGCCCGACACCTTCCTCGCCGCCGCGGCCGACCTGGGCGTCGACAGGTCCGCCGCCGTGGTGTTCGAGGACGCGCTGGCCGGTGTGGAGGCCGGCCGCGCCGGGGGCTTCGGCGCCGTCGTGGGCGTCGACCGCCTCGACCAGGCCGACGCGCTGCGGGAACGCGGCGCCGACGTCGTCGTCACCGATCTCGCCGACCTGCTGGAGCGCTCGTGA
- a CDS encoding histidine kinase, whose protein sequence is MGGAASDGRGGRGESLPDLVPPMLPAAGELSDATDRARWAVEFGWEGHRCVAYVRPGKVRLLSSTARSVTGSFPELAVLADRSPVGGMVLDGTVVALDEAGRPSRTPLLRRTATVAPDDSLRADVPIGYVVTDLLWCDGRRVLELPYRRRRAELEALDLAGPKVLVPPSFDLDEAELVVRTAEQYGLDGLHLKRLDVPYQPGRRTRHWLRVPLRRRRQVLVAGWVPAGGSGSAPDGRPRIAAVLLALPGPDGPQYVGRVGIGAADADARTVLQATTSDVPPRDVPDGVAEHARWLEPGLVAAVEHRGRTAAGRLALPSWRGLVPAGEQDEDLFAESAATAAVDTGATAGTAATAGAATTGTSATTATTGTSAETGTSAETGTSAETGTSAETGATAETGEFTGTGEFAGTAASATAASPATDTAPAPPQERPGPWHGPLSRRLEQHFVYNTLNTIASLVRTDPPRARELLLGFADLSRAADRAEEPAIRLDEELAAVRAYLQIERTRFGARLHAEVDDPRAAGLDPAVTVPPLAVLAAVRRGVQEEIEPATAGGAVHVRLVTATGGEPGPGTCRVEIRTAQRDEARPDAADGPFVLLSLPLDAPAG, encoded by the coding sequence GTGGGGGGCGCTGCGTCGGACGGCCGGGGTGGGCGGGGTGAGTCGCTGCCCGACCTCGTCCCGCCGATGCTGCCCGCCGCCGGTGAGCTGTCCGACGCGACCGACCGGGCCCGGTGGGCCGTCGAGTTCGGCTGGGAGGGCCACCGCTGCGTCGCCTACGTGCGGCCCGGGAAGGTGCGGCTGCTGTCCTCGACCGCCCGCAGCGTGACCGGGTCGTTCCCCGAGCTGGCGGTGCTGGCCGACCGGTCCCCGGTCGGCGGGATGGTGCTCGACGGCACGGTCGTCGCGCTGGACGAGGCGGGCCGCCCGTCCCGGACCCCGCTGCTGCGGCGCACCGCGACCGTCGCGCCGGACGACTCGCTGCGCGCCGACGTCCCGATCGGTTACGTCGTCACCGACCTGCTGTGGTGCGACGGCCGCCGCGTGCTGGAGCTGCCCTACCGGCGGCGCCGGGCCGAGCTGGAGGCCCTCGACCTGGCCGGGCCCAAGGTGCTGGTGCCGCCGTCGTTCGACCTGGACGAGGCCGAGCTCGTGGTCCGCACCGCCGAGCAGTACGGGCTGGACGGGCTGCACCTCAAGCGCCTCGACGTGCCCTACCAGCCCGGGCGGCGCACCCGGCACTGGCTGCGGGTGCCGCTGCGGCGGCGCCGGCAGGTGCTGGTCGCCGGCTGGGTCCCGGCCGGCGGCAGCGGATCCGCGCCGGACGGCCGCCCGCGGATCGCGGCGGTCCTGCTGGCCCTGCCCGGCCCGGACGGCCCGCAGTACGTCGGCCGGGTCGGGATCGGCGCCGCGGACGCCGACGCGCGCACCGTGCTGCAGGCGACGACCTCGGACGTGCCGCCGCGGGACGTGCCCGACGGGGTGGCCGAGCACGCGCGGTGGCTGGAACCGGGCCTGGTGGCCGCCGTCGAGCACCGGGGCCGGACGGCCGCCGGCCGGCTGGCACTGCCGTCCTGGCGGGGTCTGGTGCCGGCCGGGGAGCAGGACGAGGACCTGTTCGCCGAGAGCGCGGCGACCGCGGCCGTGGACACCGGAGCGACCGCGGGGACCGCAGCGACCGCGGGAGCGGCGACGACCGGGACGTCCGCGACGACTGCGACGACCGGGACGTCCGCGGAGACCGGGACGTCCGCGGAGACCGGGACGTCCGCGGAGACCGGGACGTCCGCGGAGACCGGGGCGACCGCCGAGACCGGAGAGTTCACGGGGACCGGCGAGTTCGCGGGAACCGCGGCCTCGGCGACCGCGGCGAGCCCGGCCACCGACACCGCGCCGGCCCCGCCGCAGGAACGGCCCGGCCCCTGGCACGGCCCGCTGTCCCGGCGGCTGGAGCAGCACTTCGTCTACAACACGCTGAACACGATCGCCTCCCTGGTCCGCACCGACCCGCCGCGGGCCCGGGAGCTGCTGCTCGGGTTCGCCGACCTGTCCCGGGCCGCCGACCGCGCCGAGGAACCGGCGATCCGGCTCGACGAGGAGCTGGCCGCCGTCCGGGCGTACCTGCAGATCGAGCGCACCCGGTTCGGGGCCCGGCTGCACGCCGAGGTCGACGACCCGCGGGCGGCCGGCCTGGACCCGGCCGTGACCGTCCCGCCGCTGGCCGTGCTGGCCGCCGTACGGCGCGGGGTGCAGGAGGAGATCGAGCCCGCGACCGCCGGGGGAGCGGTGCACGTGCGTCTCGTCACCGCCACCGGCGGGGAGCCCGGCCCGGGGACCTGCCGCGTCGAGATCCGGACGGCGCAGCGGGACGAGGCCCGCCCGGATGCCGCTGATGGCCCGTTCGTCCTGCTCAGCCTGCCGTTGGACGCGCCGGCCGGGTAG
- a CDS encoding glycoside hydrolase family 65 protein, with amino-acid sequence MKPDHQPTFTVEPWVIREPRLDLAALGQCESVFALSNGHIGLRGNLDEGDPHALPGTYLNSFYEVRPLPYAEGGYGYPESGQTIVNTTNGKLIRLLVDDEPFDLRYGTLRRHERVLDMQAGTLQRDVEWESPAGRTVRVRSTRLVSLTQRAIAAISYEVEVVHAGDDDNGEGALLVLQSELVANEQLPGRNGDDPRLDIALDNVLEPEQSRAGDAGATLVHRTRQSGLRCGAAMEHEVSGPDGIQVTTDANEDLGRTTIIARVKPGETLRVVKYLSYGWSSRRSLPAVYDQVRAAIAAARYTGWEGLLREQREYLDDFWATADVEIDGDAELQQAVRLATFHILQAGARAERRCIPAKGLTGDGYDGHTFWDTETFCLQVLSFVAPDAAADALRWRKSILPQAFERAETLGLQGAAFPWRTIRGHECSGYWPAGTAAFHINADIADAVRRHVAATGDTKFELEVGLELLVATARLWRSLGHHDSAGNFRIDGVTGPDEYSAIADNNVYTNLMAQQNLRYAAEVAAKHPRSAARLGVDSEEIASWRDAATAMLIPFDERLGVHPQSEGFTDHQRWNFEDTPAERYPLLLNYPYFDLYRKQVVKQADLVLAMQIFPDEFTEEQKRRNFAYYEAITVRDSSLSACTQAVMAARTGHLELAHQYLAEAALVDLHDLAGNTDHGMHIASMAGTWTAVVLGFGGMRCEADGLSFAPVLPASLSRISFGLKWQGRRLRVTITPDEVEYQLIDGAPMRLRHHEEHIALDVEAPVSAPIPHAEWVEPVEQPYGRAPRQRA; translated from the coding sequence GTGAAACCCGATCACCAGCCCACCTTCACCGTCGAGCCGTGGGTGATCCGCGAGCCGCGTCTCGACCTGGCCGCGCTGGGCCAGTGCGAGTCGGTGTTCGCCCTGTCCAACGGGCACATCGGCCTGCGCGGCAACCTCGACGAGGGCGACCCGCACGCGCTGCCGGGCACCTACCTGAACTCGTTCTACGAGGTGCGCCCGCTGCCGTACGCGGAGGGCGGCTACGGCTACCCGGAGTCCGGGCAGACGATCGTCAACACCACCAACGGCAAGCTGATCCGGCTGTTGGTCGACGACGAGCCGTTCGACCTGCGCTACGGCACCCTGCGCCGGCACGAGCGGGTGCTGGACATGCAGGCCGGGACGCTGCAGCGCGACGTCGAGTGGGAGTCCCCGGCCGGGCGCACGGTCCGGGTCCGCTCCACCCGGCTGGTGTCGCTGACCCAGCGGGCGATCGCGGCGATCTCCTACGAGGTCGAGGTCGTGCACGCCGGTGACGACGACAACGGCGAGGGCGCGCTGCTCGTCCTGCAGTCCGAGCTGGTCGCCAACGAGCAGCTGCCCGGCCGCAACGGCGACGACCCGCGGCTGGACATCGCGCTGGACAACGTGCTCGAGCCCGAGCAGTCCCGGGCCGGCGACGCCGGCGCGACCCTGGTGCACCGCACCCGCCAGTCCGGCCTGCGCTGCGGCGCCGCGATGGAGCACGAGGTGAGCGGCCCGGACGGGATCCAGGTGACCACCGACGCCAACGAGGACCTCGGCCGCACCACGATCATCGCCCGGGTCAAGCCCGGCGAGACGCTGCGCGTGGTCAAGTACCTGTCCTACGGCTGGTCGTCGCGGCGCAGCCTGCCCGCCGTGTACGACCAGGTCCGGGCCGCCATCGCCGCCGCCCGCTACACCGGCTGGGAGGGCCTGCTCCGCGAGCAGCGCGAGTACCTGGACGACTTCTGGGCCACCGCCGACGTCGAGATCGACGGCGACGCCGAGCTGCAGCAGGCCGTGCGGCTGGCGACCTTCCACATCCTGCAGGCCGGTGCCCGCGCCGAACGGCGCTGCATCCCGGCCAAGGGCCTCACCGGGGACGGCTACGACGGCCACACGTTCTGGGACACCGAGACGTTCTGCCTGCAGGTGCTCTCGTTCGTCGCCCCCGACGCGGCGGCCGACGCGCTGCGCTGGCGCAAGTCGATCCTGCCGCAGGCCTTCGAGCGGGCCGAGACCCTCGGCCTGCAGGGGGCCGCGTTCCCATGGCGCACCATCCGCGGCCACGAGTGCTCCGGGTACTGGCCGGCCGGCACCGCGGCGTTCCACATCAACGCCGACATCGCCGACGCCGTCCGCCGGCACGTCGCCGCCACCGGCGACACCAAGTTCGAGCTGGAGGTGGGGCTCGAGCTGCTGGTCGCGACCGCGCGCCTGTGGCGCTCGCTGGGCCACCACGACTCGGCGGGCAACTTCCGGATCGACGGCGTCACCGGGCCGGACGAGTACTCGGCGATCGCCGACAACAACGTCTACACCAACCTGATGGCGCAGCAGAACCTGCGCTACGCCGCCGAGGTGGCCGCCAAGCACCCGCGCTCGGCGGCCCGGCTCGGCGTCGACTCCGAGGAGATCGCCTCCTGGCGGGACGCCGCCACCGCCATGCTGATCCCGTTCGACGAGCGGCTCGGCGTGCACCCGCAGTCCGAGGGGTTCACCGACCACCAGCGCTGGAACTTCGAGGACACCCCGGCGGAGCGCTACCCGCTGCTGCTCAACTACCCCTACTTCGACCTGTACCGCAAGCAGGTCGTCAAGCAGGCCGACCTCGTGCTCGCCATGCAGATCTTCCCGGACGAGTTCACCGAGGAGCAGAAGCGCCGCAACTTCGCCTACTACGAGGCGATCACCGTGCGGGACTCGTCGCTGTCGGCGTGCACCCAGGCCGTCATGGCCGCCCGCACCGGGCACCTGGAGCTGGCCCACCAGTACCTCGCCGAGGCCGCGCTGGTGGACCTGCACGACCTGGCCGGCAACACCGACCACGGCATGCACATCGCCTCGATGGCCGGGACCTGGACCGCGGTCGTGCTCGGGTTCGGCGGGATGCGCTGCGAGGCCGACGGGCTGTCGTTCGCGCCGGTGCTGCCCGCCTCGCTGTCCCGGATCTCGTTCGGGCTCAAGTGGCAGGGCCGCAGGCTCCGCGTGACGATCACGCCGGACGAGGTCGAGTACCAGCTCATCGACGGCGCCCCGATGCGGCTGCGGCACCACGAGGAGCACATCGCGCTCGACGTGGAGGCCCCGGTGAGCGCGCCGATCCCGCACGCGGAGTGGGTGGAGCCGGTGGAGCAGCCGTACGGCCGGGCCCCGCGCCAGCGGGCCTGA
- a CDS encoding RNA helicase: protein MTLTDRLPRTSDFDPADLVDTFADWAFDERGLSLYPAQEEALLELVTGANVILSTPTGSGKSLVATGAHAAALARGERSFYTAPIKALVSEKFFALCEIFGADKVGMLTGDAAVNEKAPIICCTAEILANIALRTGSGADVGAVIMDEFHFYADPARGWAWQVPLIELPQAQFLLMSATLGDTSFFRDDLTRRTGRETAEITSVERPVPLLFRYVVEPLHETIGELLATREAPVYVVHFTQQAAVERAQALMSVNVTSKSDKAAIADTIGAFRFSSGFGRTLSRLVRHGIGVHHAGMLPRYRRLVETLAQAGLLKVICGTDTLGVGINVPIRTVLFTALSKYDGTRVRPLKAREFHQIAGRAGRAGYDTVGTVVAQAPEHEVENAKALAKAGDDPKKRRKVQRKQPPEGFVGWSQTSFDKLQQARPEPLTSHFEVTHAMLLNVIARGGDTYAAMEHLLTDNHEPRRRQLKHMLRAIAIYRALRTAGVVEEYTVEGAARPRVRIVDELQLDFALNQPLSPFALAAIELLDKESPDYALDVLSVVEATLDDPRQVLAAQQNKARGEAVAAMKAEGLEYEERMARLEDVTYPKPLDEMLHAALETYRRGAPWVADAALSPKSVVRDMSERSMTFTEYVSHYQLARSEGLVLRYLADAYRALRQTVPEHARTEELSDLIEWLGELVRQTDSSLLDEWEKLAAGADAVDGAVTPPGAEVAVSPAGVTGNPRAFRVMVRNALFRRVELAALGRYDQLGELDADAGWTADRWREALEPYYALHDRIGFGPDARGPELFDLTEEPDRWLVRQVLDDPAGDRDWAITAEVDLAASDEAGEPVVWVTSVTDGS from the coding sequence ATGACGTTGACCGACCGGCTGCCCCGCACGTCCGACTTCGACCCCGCCGACCTGGTGGACACCTTCGCCGACTGGGCGTTCGACGAGCGCGGCCTGTCGCTCTACCCGGCGCAGGAGGAGGCGCTGCTGGAGCTGGTCACCGGCGCGAACGTGATCCTCTCGACGCCGACCGGCTCCGGGAAGTCCCTGGTCGCGACGGGCGCGCACGCGGCGGCGCTGGCCCGCGGGGAGCGCAGCTTCTACACCGCGCCGATCAAGGCGCTGGTCAGCGAGAAGTTCTTCGCGCTGTGCGAGATCTTCGGTGCGGACAAGGTCGGCATGCTCACCGGAGACGCTGCGGTCAACGAGAAGGCGCCGATCATCTGCTGCACCGCGGAGATCCTCGCGAACATCGCCCTGCGCACCGGCTCCGGTGCGGACGTCGGCGCGGTGATCATGGACGAGTTCCACTTCTACGCCGACCCGGCCCGCGGCTGGGCCTGGCAGGTGCCGCTGATCGAGCTGCCGCAGGCCCAGTTCCTGCTGATGAGCGCCACGCTGGGCGACACGAGCTTCTTCCGCGACGACCTCACCCGCCGCACCGGGCGGGAGACCGCCGAGATCACCTCGGTGGAGCGGCCGGTGCCGCTGCTGTTCCGCTACGTCGTCGAGCCGCTGCACGAGACGATCGGCGAGCTGCTGGCGACCCGGGAGGCGCCGGTCTACGTCGTCCACTTCACCCAGCAGGCCGCCGTCGAGCGGGCGCAGGCGCTGATGAGCGTCAACGTCACCTCGAAGTCCGACAAGGCGGCGATCGCGGACACCATCGGGGCGTTCCGGTTCAGCTCCGGGTTCGGCCGCACGCTGTCCCGGCTGGTGCGCCACGGCATCGGCGTGCACCACGCCGGCATGCTGCCGCGCTACCGGCGGCTGGTGGAGACCCTCGCCCAGGCCGGGCTGCTCAAGGTCATCTGCGGGACGGACACGCTCGGCGTCGGCATCAACGTGCCGATCCGGACGGTGCTGTTCACCGCGCTGTCCAAGTACGACGGCACCCGGGTCCGCCCGCTCAAGGCCCGCGAGTTCCACCAGATCGCCGGCCGGGCCGGCCGGGCCGGCTACGACACGGTCGGCACGGTCGTCGCCCAGGCCCCCGAGCACGAGGTCGAGAACGCCAAGGCGCTCGCCAAGGCCGGGGACGACCCGAAGAAGCGGCGGAAGGTGCAGCGCAAGCAGCCGCCGGAGGGGTTCGTCGGCTGGTCGCAGACGTCGTTCGACAAGCTGCAGCAGGCCCGCCCCGAGCCGTTGACCAGCCACTTCGAGGTCACGCACGCGATGCTGCTCAACGTGATCGCCCGGGGCGGCGACACGTACGCGGCGATGGAGCACCTGCTCACCGACAACCACGAGCCGCGCAGGCGCCAGCTGAAGCACATGCTGCGGGCGATCGCGATCTACCGGGCGCTGCGCACCGCGGGCGTCGTCGAGGAGTACACCGTCGAGGGTGCCGCGCGCCCGCGGGTGCGCATCGTCGACGAGCTGCAGCTGGACTTCGCACTGAACCAGCCGCTGTCGCCGTTCGCCCTCGCCGCGATCGAGCTGCTCGACAAGGAGTCCCCCGACTACGCGCTCGACGTGCTGTCGGTCGTCGAGGCAACCCTCGACGACCCGCGGCAGGTGCTGGCCGCGCAGCAGAACAAGGCGCGCGGCGAGGCGGTCGCCGCGATGAAGGCCGAGGGTCTCGAGTACGAGGAGCGGATGGCCCGGCTCGAGGACGTCACGTACCCGAAGCCGCTCGACGAGATGCTGCACGCCGCGCTGGAGACCTACCGCCGCGGCGCACCCTGGGTCGCCGACGCCGCCCTGTCGCCGAAGTCGGTCGTGCGGGACATGAGCGAGCGGTCGATGACGTTCACCGAGTACGTCTCGCACTACCAGCTGGCCCGCTCCGAGGGCCTGGTGCTGCGCTACCTCGCCGACGCCTACCGCGCGCTGCGCCAGACGGTCCCCGAGCACGCCCGCACCGAGGAGCTGAGCGACCTCATCGAGTGGCTGGGCGAGCTCGTCCGCCAGACCGACTCGTCGCTGCTGGACGAGTGGGAGAAGCTGGCCGCCGGGGCCGACGCCGTCGACGGTGCGGTCACCCCGCCCGGTGCCGAGGTCGCGGTCTCCCCGGCCGGGGTCACCGGGAACCCGCGCGCGTTCCGGGTCATGGTCCGCAACGCGCTGTTCCGGCGGGTCGAGCTGGCCGCGCTGGGCCGCTACGACCAGCTCGGGGAGCTCGACGCCGACGCCGGCTGGACCGCCGACCGCTGGCGGGAGGCCCTCGAGCCCTACTACGCGCTCCACGACCGGATCGGGTTCGGCCCGGACGCCCGCGGCCCCGAGCTGTTCGACCTCACCGAGGAACCGGACCGCTGGCTGGTCCGCCAGGTGCTCGACGACCCGGCGGGCGACCGGGACTGGGCGATCACCGCCGAGGTCGACCTGGCGGCCTCCGACGAGGCCGGCGAGCCCGTCGTCTGGGTGACGTCGGTGACGGACGGTTCCTGA